From Scylla paramamosain isolate STU-SP2022 unplaced genomic scaffold, ASM3559412v1 Contig1, whole genome shotgun sequence, a single genomic window includes:
- the LOC135095795 gene encoding uncharacterized protein LOC135095795 isoform X1: MRMCMTACVVTWWCLWLTVAGMEVWGGGEDGERGGREERSLQQIPLGTSGFPLPVDIDPIPSGPHVTMPHISFRDMGNLVQQAAVAVNERFDTIEPAIYQSGARQVPGTPAWFMAASHKTKVVAKNISRIALISEEATKYTAQQFRLERDQVSYGLPTADVRGTVLGDQCPVEVDFPCQPRKYRAFNGYCNNVQNPRWGNANTRYLRFLPADYGDGVAVPRQAVSGDFLPSARAISLALHRDHDTPHKFMTSVAAVFGQFISHDLAHTPQMAGYIGQRLRCCGVNFRDFHPECYPIRLPDNDPVYSPLKQKCQEYIRSGTAPRTGCTLGPREQINQVTSFIDGSVIYGSSKEESDELRAFSGGLLKVQRGPANTQILMADTNQIDCKTSGRFKCFKSGDVRVNEHIGLAAMHQLFVREHNRIAVLLSDLNAHWTDEQVFQEARRIVGATLQHITYTEFLPSILGQGIIEKYGLALQSSGFFAGYDININAGIANSVSSQALKFVASLMPNTVAYFDEEKVKERPITDTFYAPFDLYEPNKFDQVLKGLISSHAQNEDTAISDSMTNKMFEDEKTGVGLDLAAQILQQGRDHGIAGYNSWRHFCGLPKAASFQDLSDVVGPENIKKLQGIYKSVDDIDLFTGGLAEKPNRGALVGPTFGCLIGRQFHYLRRGDRYWYENDIPPSSFTKEQLYELRKTSLARVICDNSDKLQYVQPKVMLEADSFLNAPMACQGKNVKGIDLKKWKTASPNFIIPDKMLQESIERAKRDILSMRDSEWNLWEAPHTPKHRRKRQTAHQPRPRPRPTLTASQNRPTLGRPVTRGRRPVTSDLMQALVGRGSQEDLSPRVMREAEELLSDCFSVGVKAWGVMREQEHRLWQRKLTADHKGPLGSAYAFSKPKAQAVKISNSSFILQFASARFVNNFLSEARSRKTRAADGQLKDIESGSPNNVLDLMEVLPNIDVSDIMEIPSVFECDDQTLPCDHTSRFRTATGWCNNLNFPSFGKSFRAKSRLLRPSYEDGLSKPRVTSVTGKPLPSPRLISTNMHNDVSAPHVRYTLMVMQWGQFIDHDIIFTPINKGFQDSILDCRRCDSPQTVHPECFPIAIPQNDPFFPPVNISSGQPFCIPLTRSMPGQLTLGYREQMNQVTAFIDASHTYGSDKCEQQQLRTKSDGMLRGTPNPLRGKDLLPTENENHECQAPSGRCFTGGDTRASEQPGLAALHTLMMREHNRVAGELKRLNKHWNDEQLFQNARRIVTAINQHVTYNEWLPRVLGWNAVNLYELNLLPEGYSEDYDAYCNPTVLNEFGIAFRFGHSLLKPSLERMDGIFAKRDPPVKLSEHFFNPDLLYQPGMLDEIIRGLTTVSMETLDQFLTDEVTNHLFEDKRQPFSGLDLAALNIQRGRDHGLQPYNEYRALCNLTRARSFDDLHREIARPVIERMKRTYAHVDDIDLFTGGLIETPLHGGLVGPTFGCILGIQFRNLRRCDRFWYENADPLVRFTDPQLTEIRKVTLAKLLCDNCDNVESEQRSVFDLPDPFLNPRVSCRDLPGVNLELWKERVSCGVGKTNIDIGGAERISPCVMCTCTKEGPVCQSLKIDNCFHLAQSYSPESILNDHVCKVQCAFAFRAFPQVATQDSNQLGFANS, encoded by the exons atgag AATGTGTATGACAGCCTGTGTGGTGACATGGTGGTGTCTGTGGCTGACTGTGGCAGGCATGGAggtctggggaggaggagaggatggggaaagaggaggaagagaggagaggtccCTTCAGCAAATCCCCTTAGGAACCTCAGGATTTCCCTTACCTGTGGATATTGACCCCATTCCTTCAG GTCCTCATGTCACCATGCCCCACATCAGCTTCCGAGACATGGGTAACCTAGTCCAACAAGCTGCTGTGGCCGTGAACGAGAGATTTGATACTATTGAACCTGCCATATACCAGAGCG GGGCGCGGCAGGTCCCCGGCACGCCCGCCTGGTTCATGGCCGCATCACACAAGACCAAGGTTGTAGCCAAGAACATCTCCAGAATTGCTCTCATCTCAGAGGAGGCCACCAAATACACTGCACAACA ATTCCGGCTGGAGAGAGACCAGGTGAGCTATGGCCTGCCTACAGCTGATGTGCGGGGGACGGTGCTGGGCGACCAGTGCCCTGTGGAGGTGGACTTTCCCTGCCAGCCACGCAAATACCGAGCCTTCAACGGTTACTGTAACAACGTGCAGAATCCGAGGTGGGGCAATGCCAACACTCGCTACCTCCGTTTCCTCCCGGCGGATTATGGTGATGGAGTTGCTGTTCCTCGCCAAGCCGTTTCTGGTGACTTCCTGCCATCAGCGCGAGCCATCAGCCTGGCTCTGCACCGCGACCATGACACACCCCACAAGTTTATGACATCTGTGGCTGCTGTGTTTGGCCAGTTCATCTCCCACGACTTGGCACACACGCCCCAGATGGcag GCTACATTGGTCAACGTCTGCGCTGCTGTGGCGTCAACTTCCGAGACTTTCACCCAGAGTGTTACCCAATCCGGCTGCCAGACAATGACCCGGTCTACTCCCCACTCAAGCAAAAGTGCCAAGAATACATACGGTCTGGCACTGCCCCCCGAACCGGATGCACATTGG GCCCCAGAGAACAGATCAACCAAGTGACATCCTTCATTGACGGGTCGGTGATCTACGGgtccagcaaggaggagagtgacgagCTGCGTGCCTTCTCTGGCGGCCTCCTCAAGGTGCAGCGCGGCCCGGCAAACACCCAGATACTCATGGCCGACACCAACCagattgactgcaagacctcaggaagattcaa GTGTTTCAAATCCGGCGACGTGCGGGTGAATGAACACATCGGTCTGGCTGCAATGCACCAGCTGTTCGTCAGGGAGCACAACCGCATTGCTGTCTTGCTTTCGGACCTCAATGCCCACTGGACTGACGAGCAAGTGTTCCAAGAGGCACGCAGGATTGTGGGAGCAACTCTGCAGCACATCACCTACACTGAGTTCCTCCCCTCTATTCTTGGCCAG GGCATTATTGAGAAGTATGGCCTGGCACTGCAGTCATCAGGGTTCTTTGCTGGGTATGACATCAACATCAACGCTGGCATTGCCAATTCTGTGTCGTCACAGGCCCTCAAATTTGTGGCCTCTCTCATGCCAAATACTGTGGCCTATTTTGAT gaggagaaggtgaaagagcgtCCCATCACAGACACCTTCTATGCTCCCTTCGACCTTTACGAGCCCAACAAGTTTGACCAGGTGCTGAAGGGCCTCATCAGCTCCCACGCCCAGAATGAGGACACTGCCATCTCAGACTCCATGACCAATAAGATGTTTGAGGATGAGAAGACTG GGGTGGGGCTAGACTTGGCTGCTCAGATCCTGCAGCAAGGGAGGGACCATGGCATAGCAGGCTATAATAGCTGGAGACACTTCTGCGGGTTGCCCAAAGCTGCCTCCTTCCAAGACCTCAGTGATGTGGTGGGCCCAGAGAATATCAAGAAACTGCAGGGAATTTATAA GAGTGTGGATGACATTGATCTGTTCACGGGAGGCCTGGCTGAGAAGCCAAACCGAGGGGCACTAGTGGGGCCGACCTTTGGCTGTCTAATTGGCAGACAGTTCCACTACCTGAGACGAGGCGACCGCTATTGGTACGAGAATGACATCCCCCCATCCTCGTTCACtaaag AACAACTGTACGAGCTCCGCAAGACAAGCCTGGCTCGGGTGATCTGCGACAACAGTGACAAGCTACAGTATGTCCAGCCCAAAGTAATGCTGGAGGCCGACTCTTTCCT GAATGCCCCAATGGCCTGTCAGGGGAAAAATGTGAAGGGAATTGACCTGAAGAAGTGGAAGACAGCCAGCCCAAACTTCATTATCCCCGACAAGATGCTGCAGGAGAGCATTGAGCGAGCCAAGAGGGACATTCTGAGCATGAGGGACTCTGAGTGGAACCTATGGGAAGCac CGCATACACCAAAGCACCGACGCAAAAGACAAACAGCGCATCAACCCAGACCCAGACCCAGACCAACACTGACTGCCAGCCAAAACAGACCCACCCTGGGCCGCCCTGTGACCCGAGGGCGGAGACCCGTGACCTCTGACCTGATGCAAGCTCTAGTGGGACGCGGGTCACAGGAGGACCTAAGTCCGCGAGTGAtgagggaggcggaggagctGCTCAGTGACTGTTTCAGTGTCGGGGTAAAGGCTTGGGGCGTCATGAGGGAACAGGAACACCGACTGTGGCAGCGCA AGCTCACTGCTGACCACAAGGGGCCGCTGGGGTCAGCCTACGCCTTCAGCAAGCCCAAGGCACAGGCTGTCAAGATATCaaactcttccttcattctccagTTTGCTTCGGCACGATTTGTAAACAATTTCCTCTCTGA AGCCAGGTCACGCAAGACTCGGGCAGCAGACGGCCAGCTCAAAGACATCGAGTCAGGTTCCCCAAACAACGTACTGGATTTGATGGAGGTTCTGCCTAACATTGACGTCAGCGATATCATGGAAATTCCTAGCGTGTTTGAGTGTGACGACCAGACACTGCCCTGCGACCACACTTCGCGTTTCCGCACAGCTACAGGGTGGTGCAATAATCTTAACTTCCCGTCCTTCGGCAAGTCGTTCAGGGCAAAAAGTCGACTCCTACGTCCTTCTTATGAGGAcg GTCTGTCTAAACCTCGCGTCACTTCAGTCACCGGCAAGCCTCTCCCTTCGCCTCGGCTCATTTCCACCAACATGCACAACGACGTGTCTGCACCGCATGTCCGCTATACCCTAATGGTCATGCAGTGGGGCCAGTTTATTGACCATGATATTATTTTCACCCCCATCAAcaaag GTTTCCAAGACTCGATTCTGGATTGCCGCAGATGTGACTCTCCCCAGACAGTCCACCCTGAGTGTTTCCCCATAGCCATTCCTCAGAAcgatccatttttccctcctgtcaaTATATCATCAGGCCAGCCATTCTGCATCCCCCTCACCCGCTCCATGCCAGGCCAGCTGactctag GCTACCGGGAGCAAATGAACCAAGTGACTGCCTTCATCGACGCCTCTCACACCTATGGCTCAGACAAGTGTGAGCAGCAGCAACTGAGGACCAAGTCG GACGGCATGCTACGAGGCACACCCAACCCCCTGCGAGGCAAAGACCTGCTGCCCACTGAGAATGAGAACCATGAGTGTCAGGCTCCCTCTGGCCGGTGCTTCACTGGAG GAGACACCCGGGCCTCAGAGCAGCCTGGCTTGGCTGCGCTACACACTCTGATGATGCGTGAACACAACAGAGTGGCCGGGGAACTGAAGCGCCTCAACAAACACTGGAATGATGAGCAGCTCTTCCAAAATGCCCGGCGTATTGTGACGGCCATCAACCAGCATGTCACCTACAATGAGTGGCTGCCAAGGGTGCTGGGCTGGAACGCTGTTAATCTGTATGAGCTTAACTTGCTGCCTGAGGGATATTCTGAAG attacgATGCATACTGCAACCCAACAGTGCTCAATGAATTTGGCATAGCCTTCCGCTTTGGCCACTCTCTACTCAAGCCTTCCCTGGAGCGCATGGATGGAATATTTGCCAAGCGTGACCCTCCTGTCAAGCTGAGCGAACACTTCTTCAACCCAGACCTACTCTACCAGCCTGGGATGCTTGATGAGATCATCCGCGGCCTGACTACTGTGTCCATGGAGACACTGGACCAGTTCTTGACAGATGAGGTGACCAACCATCTCTTTGAAGACAAGCGGCAGCCATTCTCTGGCCTGGACCTGGCTGCCCTCAACATCCAGCGAGGCAGAGACCACGGACTGCAGCCTTACAATGAGTACAGGGCCCTCTGTAACCTGACCAGGGCAAGGTCGTTTGATGACCTGCACAGGGAGATAGCGAGGCCGGTGATCGAGCGAATGAAACGGACGTACGCACACGTGGATGACATAGATCTGTTCACTGGTGGATTGATTGAGACGCCGCTGCACGGTGGACTGGTCGGTCCCACGTTCGGCTGCATCCTCGGCATTCAGTTTAGGAACCTCCGCCGCTGTGACCGATTCTGGTATGAGAATGCTGACCCACTTGTGCGCTTCACCGACCCTCAGCtcactgaaataagaaag GTGACACTGGCCAAGCTTCTGTGTGACAACTGTGACAATGTGGAAAGTGAACAGCGGTCTGTCTTTGACCTCCCAGACCCCTTCCT GAACCCCCGAGTGTCATGTCGCGACCTCCCCGGGGTGAACCTTGAGCTGTGGAAAGAGCGTGTGTCATGTGGCGTAGGCAAGACTAACATTGACATAGGTGGAGCAGAACGCATCTCTCCTTGTGTTATGTGCACCTGTACCAAGGAAGGG ccTGTCTGCCAGAGCCTCAAGATAGACAACTGCTTCCACCTGGCCCAGTCCTACAGTCCTGAGTCTATTCTGAATGACCACGTGTGCAAGGTGCAGTGTGCATTTGCCTTCCGTGCCTTCCCACAAGTGGCCACTCAGGACTCCAACCAGCTCGGATTTGCCAACAGTTAA
- the LOC135095795 gene encoding uncharacterized protein LOC135095795 isoform X2, which yields MRMCMTACVVTWWCLWLTVAGMEVWGGGEDGERGGREERSLQQIPLGTSGFPLPVDIDPIPSGPHVTMPHISFRDMGNLVQQAAVAVNERFDTIEPAIYQSGARQVPGTPAWFMAASHKTKVVAKNISRIALISEEATKYTAQQFRLERDQVSYGLPTADVRGTVLGDQCPVEVDFPCQPRKYRAFNGYCNNVQNPRWGNANTRYLRFLPADYGDGVAVPRQAVSGDFLPSARAISLALHRDHDTPHKFMTSVAAVFGQFISHDLAHTPQMAGYIGQRLRCCGVNFRDFHPECYPIRLPDNDPVYSPLKQKCQEYIRSGTAPRTGCTLGPREQINQVTSFIDGSVIYGSSKEESDELRAFSGGLLKVQRGPANTQILMADTNQIDCKTSGRFKCFKSGDVRVNEHIGLAAMHQLFVREHNRIAVLLSDLNAHWTDEQVFQEARRIVGATLQHITYTEFLPSILGQGIIEKYGLALQSSGFFAGYDININAGIANSVSSQALKFVASLMPNTVAYFDEEKVKERPITDTFYAPFDLYEPNKFDQVLKGLISSHAQNEDTAISDSMTNKMFEDEKTGVGLDLAAQILQQGRDHGIAGYNSWRHFCGLPKAASFQDLSDVVGPENIKKLQGIYKSVDDIDLFTGGLAEKPNRGALVGPTFGCLIGRQFHYLRRGDRYWYENDIPPSSFTKEQLYELRKTSLARVICDNSDKLQYVQPKVMLEADSFLNAPMACQGKNVKGIDLKKWKTASPNFIIPDKMLQESIERAKRDILSMRDSEWNLWEAPHTPKHRRKRQTAHQPRPRPRPTLTASQNRPTLGRPVTRGRRPVTSDLMQALVGRGSQEDLSPRVMREAEELLSDCFSVGVKAWGVMREQEHRLWQRKLTADHKGPLGSAYAFSKPKAQAVKISNSSFILQFASARFVNNFLSEARSRKTRAADGQLKDIESGSPNNVLDLMEVLPNIDVSDIMEIPSVFECDDQTLPCDHTSRFRTATGWCNNLNFPSFGKSFRAKSRLLRPSYEDGLSKPRVTSVTGKPLPSPRLISTNMHNDVSAPHVRYTLMVMQWGQFIDHDIIFTPINKGFQDSILDCRRCDSPQTVHPECFPIAIPQNDPFFPPVNISSGQPFCIPLTRSMPGQLTLGYREQMNQVTAFIDASHTYGSDKCEQQQLRTKSDGMLRGTPNPLRGKDLLPTENENHECQAPSGRCFTGGDTRASEQPGLAALHTLMMREHNRVAGELKRLNKHWNDEQLFQNARRIVTAINQHVTYNEWLPRVLGWNAVNLYELNLLPEGYSEDYDAYCNPTVLNEFGIAFRFGHSLLKPSLERMDGIFAKRDPPVKLSEHFFNPDLLYQPGMLDEIIRGLTTVSMETLDQFLTDEVTNHLFEDKRQPFSGLDLAALNIQRGRDHGLQPYNEYRALCNLTRARSFDDLHREIARPVIERMKRTYAHVDDIDLFTGGLIETPLHGGLVGPTFGCILGIQFRNLRRCDRFWYENADPLVRFTDPQLTEIRKVTLAKLLCDNCDNVESEQRSVFDLPDPFLNPRVSCRDLPGVNLELWKERVSCGVGKTNIDIGGAERISPCVMCTCTKEGPVCQSLN from the exons atgag AATGTGTATGACAGCCTGTGTGGTGACATGGTGGTGTCTGTGGCTGACTGTGGCAGGCATGGAggtctggggaggaggagaggatggggaaagaggaggaagagaggagaggtccCTTCAGCAAATCCCCTTAGGAACCTCAGGATTTCCCTTACCTGTGGATATTGACCCCATTCCTTCAG GTCCTCATGTCACCATGCCCCACATCAGCTTCCGAGACATGGGTAACCTAGTCCAACAAGCTGCTGTGGCCGTGAACGAGAGATTTGATACTATTGAACCTGCCATATACCAGAGCG GGGCGCGGCAGGTCCCCGGCACGCCCGCCTGGTTCATGGCCGCATCACACAAGACCAAGGTTGTAGCCAAGAACATCTCCAGAATTGCTCTCATCTCAGAGGAGGCCACCAAATACACTGCACAACA ATTCCGGCTGGAGAGAGACCAGGTGAGCTATGGCCTGCCTACAGCTGATGTGCGGGGGACGGTGCTGGGCGACCAGTGCCCTGTGGAGGTGGACTTTCCCTGCCAGCCACGCAAATACCGAGCCTTCAACGGTTACTGTAACAACGTGCAGAATCCGAGGTGGGGCAATGCCAACACTCGCTACCTCCGTTTCCTCCCGGCGGATTATGGTGATGGAGTTGCTGTTCCTCGCCAAGCCGTTTCTGGTGACTTCCTGCCATCAGCGCGAGCCATCAGCCTGGCTCTGCACCGCGACCATGACACACCCCACAAGTTTATGACATCTGTGGCTGCTGTGTTTGGCCAGTTCATCTCCCACGACTTGGCACACACGCCCCAGATGGcag GCTACATTGGTCAACGTCTGCGCTGCTGTGGCGTCAACTTCCGAGACTTTCACCCAGAGTGTTACCCAATCCGGCTGCCAGACAATGACCCGGTCTACTCCCCACTCAAGCAAAAGTGCCAAGAATACATACGGTCTGGCACTGCCCCCCGAACCGGATGCACATTGG GCCCCAGAGAACAGATCAACCAAGTGACATCCTTCATTGACGGGTCGGTGATCTACGGgtccagcaaggaggagagtgacgagCTGCGTGCCTTCTCTGGCGGCCTCCTCAAGGTGCAGCGCGGCCCGGCAAACACCCAGATACTCATGGCCGACACCAACCagattgactgcaagacctcaggaagattcaa GTGTTTCAAATCCGGCGACGTGCGGGTGAATGAACACATCGGTCTGGCTGCAATGCACCAGCTGTTCGTCAGGGAGCACAACCGCATTGCTGTCTTGCTTTCGGACCTCAATGCCCACTGGACTGACGAGCAAGTGTTCCAAGAGGCACGCAGGATTGTGGGAGCAACTCTGCAGCACATCACCTACACTGAGTTCCTCCCCTCTATTCTTGGCCAG GGCATTATTGAGAAGTATGGCCTGGCACTGCAGTCATCAGGGTTCTTTGCTGGGTATGACATCAACATCAACGCTGGCATTGCCAATTCTGTGTCGTCACAGGCCCTCAAATTTGTGGCCTCTCTCATGCCAAATACTGTGGCCTATTTTGAT gaggagaaggtgaaagagcgtCCCATCACAGACACCTTCTATGCTCCCTTCGACCTTTACGAGCCCAACAAGTTTGACCAGGTGCTGAAGGGCCTCATCAGCTCCCACGCCCAGAATGAGGACACTGCCATCTCAGACTCCATGACCAATAAGATGTTTGAGGATGAGAAGACTG GGGTGGGGCTAGACTTGGCTGCTCAGATCCTGCAGCAAGGGAGGGACCATGGCATAGCAGGCTATAATAGCTGGAGACACTTCTGCGGGTTGCCCAAAGCTGCCTCCTTCCAAGACCTCAGTGATGTGGTGGGCCCAGAGAATATCAAGAAACTGCAGGGAATTTATAA GAGTGTGGATGACATTGATCTGTTCACGGGAGGCCTGGCTGAGAAGCCAAACCGAGGGGCACTAGTGGGGCCGACCTTTGGCTGTCTAATTGGCAGACAGTTCCACTACCTGAGACGAGGCGACCGCTATTGGTACGAGAATGACATCCCCCCATCCTCGTTCACtaaag AACAACTGTACGAGCTCCGCAAGACAAGCCTGGCTCGGGTGATCTGCGACAACAGTGACAAGCTACAGTATGTCCAGCCCAAAGTAATGCTGGAGGCCGACTCTTTCCT GAATGCCCCAATGGCCTGTCAGGGGAAAAATGTGAAGGGAATTGACCTGAAGAAGTGGAAGACAGCCAGCCCAAACTTCATTATCCCCGACAAGATGCTGCAGGAGAGCATTGAGCGAGCCAAGAGGGACATTCTGAGCATGAGGGACTCTGAGTGGAACCTATGGGAAGCac CGCATACACCAAAGCACCGACGCAAAAGACAAACAGCGCATCAACCCAGACCCAGACCCAGACCAACACTGACTGCCAGCCAAAACAGACCCACCCTGGGCCGCCCTGTGACCCGAGGGCGGAGACCCGTGACCTCTGACCTGATGCAAGCTCTAGTGGGACGCGGGTCACAGGAGGACCTAAGTCCGCGAGTGAtgagggaggcggaggagctGCTCAGTGACTGTTTCAGTGTCGGGGTAAAGGCTTGGGGCGTCATGAGGGAACAGGAACACCGACTGTGGCAGCGCA AGCTCACTGCTGACCACAAGGGGCCGCTGGGGTCAGCCTACGCCTTCAGCAAGCCCAAGGCACAGGCTGTCAAGATATCaaactcttccttcattctccagTTTGCTTCGGCACGATTTGTAAACAATTTCCTCTCTGA AGCCAGGTCACGCAAGACTCGGGCAGCAGACGGCCAGCTCAAAGACATCGAGTCAGGTTCCCCAAACAACGTACTGGATTTGATGGAGGTTCTGCCTAACATTGACGTCAGCGATATCATGGAAATTCCTAGCGTGTTTGAGTGTGACGACCAGACACTGCCCTGCGACCACACTTCGCGTTTCCGCACAGCTACAGGGTGGTGCAATAATCTTAACTTCCCGTCCTTCGGCAAGTCGTTCAGGGCAAAAAGTCGACTCCTACGTCCTTCTTATGAGGAcg GTCTGTCTAAACCTCGCGTCACTTCAGTCACCGGCAAGCCTCTCCCTTCGCCTCGGCTCATTTCCACCAACATGCACAACGACGTGTCTGCACCGCATGTCCGCTATACCCTAATGGTCATGCAGTGGGGCCAGTTTATTGACCATGATATTATTTTCACCCCCATCAAcaaag GTTTCCAAGACTCGATTCTGGATTGCCGCAGATGTGACTCTCCCCAGACAGTCCACCCTGAGTGTTTCCCCATAGCCATTCCTCAGAAcgatccatttttccctcctgtcaaTATATCATCAGGCCAGCCATTCTGCATCCCCCTCACCCGCTCCATGCCAGGCCAGCTGactctag GCTACCGGGAGCAAATGAACCAAGTGACTGCCTTCATCGACGCCTCTCACACCTATGGCTCAGACAAGTGTGAGCAGCAGCAACTGAGGACCAAGTCG GACGGCATGCTACGAGGCACACCCAACCCCCTGCGAGGCAAAGACCTGCTGCCCACTGAGAATGAGAACCATGAGTGTCAGGCTCCCTCTGGCCGGTGCTTCACTGGAG GAGACACCCGGGCCTCAGAGCAGCCTGGCTTGGCTGCGCTACACACTCTGATGATGCGTGAACACAACAGAGTGGCCGGGGAACTGAAGCGCCTCAACAAACACTGGAATGATGAGCAGCTCTTCCAAAATGCCCGGCGTATTGTGACGGCCATCAACCAGCATGTCACCTACAATGAGTGGCTGCCAAGGGTGCTGGGCTGGAACGCTGTTAATCTGTATGAGCTTAACTTGCTGCCTGAGGGATATTCTGAAG attacgATGCATACTGCAACCCAACAGTGCTCAATGAATTTGGCATAGCCTTCCGCTTTGGCCACTCTCTACTCAAGCCTTCCCTGGAGCGCATGGATGGAATATTTGCCAAGCGTGACCCTCCTGTCAAGCTGAGCGAACACTTCTTCAACCCAGACCTACTCTACCAGCCTGGGATGCTTGATGAGATCATCCGCGGCCTGACTACTGTGTCCATGGAGACACTGGACCAGTTCTTGACAGATGAGGTGACCAACCATCTCTTTGAAGACAAGCGGCAGCCATTCTCTGGCCTGGACCTGGCTGCCCTCAACATCCAGCGAGGCAGAGACCACGGACTGCAGCCTTACAATGAGTACAGGGCCCTCTGTAACCTGACCAGGGCAAGGTCGTTTGATGACCTGCACAGGGAGATAGCGAGGCCGGTGATCGAGCGAATGAAACGGACGTACGCACACGTGGATGACATAGATCTGTTCACTGGTGGATTGATTGAGACGCCGCTGCACGGTGGACTGGTCGGTCCCACGTTCGGCTGCATCCTCGGCATTCAGTTTAGGAACCTCCGCCGCTGTGACCGATTCTGGTATGAGAATGCTGACCCACTTGTGCGCTTCACCGACCCTCAGCtcactgaaataagaaag GTGACACTGGCCAAGCTTCTGTGTGACAACTGTGACAATGTGGAAAGTGAACAGCGGTCTGTCTTTGACCTCCCAGACCCCTTCCT GAACCCCCGAGTGTCATGTCGCGACCTCCCCGGGGTGAACCTTGAGCTGTGGAAAGAGCGTGTGTCATGTGGCGTAGGCAAGACTAACATTGACATAGGTGGAGCAGAACGCATCTCTCCTTGTGTTATGTGCACCTGTACCAAGGAAGGG CCTGTCTGCCAGAGCCTCAATTAA